The genomic DNA ACTAAGGCAGCAAGAAAAAAGCGCACCCCGCCACTGGAGGAGTGAAAAAACCTCATCGCTACAGGCCCGGTACAGTGGCACTGCGTGAAATTCGTCGTTATCAGAAAAGCACCGAACTGTTGATTCGTAAATTGCCCTTCCAACGCTTGGTCAGGGAAATAGCCCAGGATTTCAAGACCGATCTTCGTTTCCAAAGTTCTGCCGTTATGGCACTCCAAGAAGCGAGTGAAGCGTATCTTGTCGGACTTTTTGAAGATACCAAATTTATGTGCCATCCATGCAAAACGCGTCACCATCATGCCTAAAGACATCCAACTGGCAAGACGTATTCGAGGAGAACgagcttaaaatgaaaaaataaacaaaaaaaaaaacggttcttttcagaaccacaaaattgtttacaaatgaaatgtttcgcaatattgacagtaattaaagtaatagtacgcggatcataatgaattttaaactctgtcaaacaataaaaacaatgatgcttttatttatgattgttcgctctggttaagggtaggtaaacaaatcgttttaattgatccggtacttcaagaacggcggcggcatcaaaagaatttaatgtatttaagtaggtaccataaaaatgagtaaagttaaatatcgaataaagtcataaaagtggttagggtaggtgaggagggataatgcgtttttagcgccgacaccctacagacattatcgtttgtttgtttgtataaattaataattatatttcgatttaggtatatgcagataggtgtgaaaacttttttttatttgtatagaaattaatttgtggccctgaaaagggccatttatgtatgccctcgacggccttaaacagtcgataatccaggacgtcaccaccatcatcatcatcatcattatcatcatcatcggttcgtagtcgaccgacgacgaagacgacgacaaatgagattattgccatagctcacttctttcttttaggagaagcaggagatttcttcgctttagcagatatagccttggcgctttttggtttcggtgccttaggtttcttcgttggaccggccttatttgatttctttgctttcgaaggtgatttcggctttgatgaagctgttgccgcaacagctctacctgtagaggaagcagcggttgttttcttctcagcgccgacagaagcggccttttttgctttcgcgacggctacgctcttcttttcggctgcgacttttttcgcttttggcgaagatggtttcttaccggtttttggtgccgaaacggcggaacgttttccagtgtttttttaacttttgaaactgctgaggattttttctttctttcgccagtagcagcggctgccgcggcggcagcagctctagcagcagaagcagcagcagcagctctggcctttgcaccaccaccggaggcggacgaggaagcaagtttaaacgatccagaagctcccttacctttcgtctgaaccaaagaacccagaagcgacggcgccttttagatacttcttgataaatggtgcaactttctcggcatctaccttgtaattggcggcgacgaatttttttatagcttgaagagaagaaccaccacgttcctttaaacccttaatagcgttattgaccatctcggaagtgggaggatgagaaggtttggctctaggattttttgctttcttctcctttttagcatgatgatgaacttgaggtgaagtcgtcgaagcagcagcattagccgatgcggattgattttctacgtctgccatttttttctcgtattctcgtattattattatgacagcagaatagatatatacttgataggtagtatatagtaggtaaatataaacctaaacgaaccaaccaacacaattcgaatacacgagcgctcaaactaaagatattttcgcgccacgactaagtttttattgcctagaaaataaacccgaccgcggactaaacaaacaccacgctcgccaacattaaaattatcggggcctcacactagactttggcgtgatgacatcgttcctttttgacgatcgtcaatgttttcgagccgacgacaaaaccaattttgaaaaaaagatttttcctatatattctgaaatttatatcaacgaaacgactattctcaggacctagtgacgtcccttacagacgctcgccgtaccgacgacttattcgcggttaaagagaacatcaaactgcgacgtcgtcgacagatacttactgggtaaacgtgaaaagttggtctttggtctgtcgaaagtctaatctatcctctaccgaatgccaataagaatttttttaaatacttttggtttttgtgcggaaaaattctttcaaaacagtcgatgcacgaaacgaaaccaactacgaaaccggaactttttggaagatgacgggccccaggagtcattagggtacattgaatgcaaacattaaaaaaaaaaatagttgtttatgttttctaaaagttttttctatactttggtcttgataaaacaacgaaatctcaaaaacacattcgaagatgcaaacgtttgatgtaaactgttgtatgatagaaaatgtcacaataaaaaacgtttattttattaatatttgttgttttagtatacttataactttaccgatgtttcattattgtacaatactctattttataaataaaatgcatttctaaatagaaacaaatttgattcgtttcgttgcaatgcgttgtcatctatacgttctaactattagcaacattcactgaaaactatttttaaacttatcaatt from Tribolium castaneum strain GA2 unplaced genomic scaffold, icTriCast1.1 ptg000110l, whole genome shotgun sequence includes the following:
- the LOC654955 gene encoding LOW QUALITY PROTEIN: histone H3 (The sequence of the model RefSeq protein was modified relative to this genomic sequence to represent the inferred CDS: deleted 3 bases in 2 codons), which translates into the protein MARTKQTARKSTGGKAPRKQLATKAARKAHPATGGVKKPHRYRPGTVALREIRRYQKSTELLIRKLPFQRLVREIAQDFKTDLRFQSSAVMALQEASEAYLVGLFEDTNLCAIHAKRVTIMPKDIQLARRIRGERA